A genomic window from Corvus moneduloides isolate bCorMon1 chromosome 11, bCorMon1.pri, whole genome shotgun sequence includes:
- the CCDC51 gene encoding mitochondrial potassium channel, translating into MGPMKYKSSVSSVSCGLQYHHSLMKWSPKGNLHVVRTYCPSAPKRPEAKSAMEMAMGLLHRITESGTAMGKNSLQKVSATCRNWWDRYEEFVGINEVREAQGKVTEAENVFMIARGIVREARENVEAQQIKLKEIRDRLDRVSRDDTQYLELATLEHRLLQEEKRYRAAYLNAEESEREKFSLFSAAVRESHEKERTRAEKTKNWSIIGSVLGAIIGVLGSTYVNRVRLQELKVLVLEAQKGPINLQEAIKEQASSHYLQQKDLSDVIEDLKNVLQTTASRGVKEGALLTRETRNDSIKIDSLLMPLNEQLNYIKQVSSCLGSLQQQFNSLQESITQVLSELQSVKLAMHSRPTERVMPRPSGEGKGQAAAVRDVILELCDTERRLETQIKRSSVYSTALTCAMFAITLPVLYIIVKGN; encoded by the exons ATGGGGCCTATGAAATACAAATCAAGTGTGTCCTCAGTGTCCTGTGGTCTGCAGTATCACCATTCATTGATGAAGTGGAGTCCAAAAGGGAATTTACATGTGGTGAGGACTTACTGCCCATCGGCACCCAAGAGGCCCGAAGCCAAGTCTGCAATGGAAATGGCCATGGGTCTCCTTCATCGGATCACGGAATCAGGGACTGCTATGGGAAAAAACTCCCTCCAAAAAGTGTCTGCAACATGCAGGAATTGGTGGGACAGATACGAAGAATTTGTTGGAATCAATGAAGTTCGAGAGGCTCAGGGAAAAGTGACAGAG GCAGAAAATGTCTTTATGATAGCTCGAGGGATAGTACGAGAGGCTCGTGAAAATGTAGAAGCCCAACAGATTAAACTGAAGGAAATTCGGGATCGCTTAGACAGGGTCTCTCGGGATGACACCCAGTATTTAGAACTGGCTACTCTGGAACACAGGTTGCTGCAG GAAGAGAAGAGGTACCGAGCTGCATATTTAAATGCAGAAGagtctgagagagaaaaattctctctcttctccGCAGCTGTCAGGGAAAGCCATGAGAAAGAGCGCACAAGAGCTGAAAAAACGAAGAACTGGTCTATTATTGGCTCTGTACTGGGAGCCATTATAGGTGTTCTTGGTTCCACCTACGTCAATCGAGTAAGGCTGCAAGAATTGAAAGTCTTGGTGCTTGAAGCACAGAAGGGCCCAATAAATTTACAAGAAGCCATCAAAGAACAGGCCTCCAGCCATTACTTGCAGCAGAAAGATCTCAGTGATGTCATAGAAGACCTAAAAAACGTGCTGCAAACAACAGCATCACGGGGAGTGAAAGAAGGGGCTTTGTTAACTAGAGAAACCAGGAATGACTCCATAAAAATAGATTCTCTTTTAATGCCTTTAAATGAACAGCTAAACTACATTAAACAAGTCAGCTCATGTCTAGGGAGTTTACAACAGCAGTTTAACAGTCTGCAGGAAAGTATCACGCAGGTGCTGTCTGAGCTGCAGAGTGTCAAACTCGCCATGCACTCCAGACCTACAGAAAGAGTGATGCCAAGGCCTTCAGGGGAGGGCAagggccaggctgctgctgtgagagaTGTGATTTTGGAATTGTGTGATACCGAGCGGAGACTGGAAACGCAAATCAAGAGAAGTTCTGTTTACAGCACTGCATTGACATGTGCTATGTTTGCCATTACTCTGCCTGTACTCTATATCATAGTGAAAGGGAACTGA